A genomic segment from Leopardus geoffroyi isolate Oge1 chromosome A2, O.geoffroyi_Oge1_pat1.0, whole genome shotgun sequence encodes:
- the LOC123607366 gene encoding olfactory receptor 7D2 — translation MEAGNQTGILEFILLGFSEDPELQPFISGLFLSMFLITVLGNLLIILAICSDPHLHTPMYFFLSNLSLVDISFSSTIVPRMLVSIHTENKAISYMDCLTQVYFSMFFPILDTLLLTVMAYDRFVAICHPLHYTVIMNPRLCGLLVFVTWFIGVMTSLLHIFLMMHLRFCGDLKIPHFFCELTQILKLACSDTFLNSTLIYFMTGVLGVFPLVGILFSYSRIASSIRKMSSAGGRQKAFSTCGSHLSVVSLFYGTGVGVYFTSAVTHSPKKVSVASVMYTVVTPMLNPFIYSLRNKDVKGALGRLLSRVASCL, via the coding sequence ATGGAAGCAGGAAACCAAACAGGAATTTTAGAGTTCATCCTCCTTGGGTTCTCTGAGGATCCAGAACTGCAGCCCTTCATATCTGGGCTGTTCCTGTCCATGTTCCTGATCACTGTGCTCGGGAACCTGCTCATCATCCTGGCCATCTGCTCtgacccccacctccacacccccatgtacttcttcctctccaactTGTCCTTGGTCGACATCAGTTTCAGCTCCACCATCGTGCCCAGGATGCTGGTGAGCATCCACACAGAGAACAAAGCCATCTCTTATATGGACTGCCTCACTCAGGtctatttttccatgttttttcctATCCTGGACACTCTCCTCCTGACCgtgatggcctatgaccggtTTGTGGCCATCTGCCACCCCCTGCACTACACAGTCATCATGAACCCACGGCTCTGTGGCCTGCTGGTTTTTGTTACCTGGTTTATTGGTGTCATGACCTCCCTTCTTCATATCTTTCTGATGATGCATCTGAGATTCTGTGGAGATCTCAAAATTCCACATTTCTTCTGTGAACTGACACAGATTCTCAAGTTGGCCTGCTCTGACACCTTCCTGAACAGCACATTGATATACTTTATGACTGGTGTGCTAGGTGTTTTTCCCCTTGTCGGGATCCTTTTCTCCTACTCACGAATTGCTTCATCCATAAGGAAGATGTCTTCAGCTGGGGGAAGGCAAAAAGCATTTTCCACCTGTGGGTCTCACCTCTCAgtggtttctttattttatggGACAGGTGTTGGAGTTTACTTCACTTCTGCAGTGACTCACTCCCCCAAGAAAGTCTCAGTGGCCTCGGTGATGTACACCGTGGTCACTCCTATGCTGAACCCCttcatctacagcctgaggaacaaGGATGTGAAGGGGGCGCTGGGAAGGCTTCTCAGTAGAGTGGCTTCTTGTCTGTGA